The genomic segment GCGGGTATAAATCTCTGTGGTCGTTATGCGGGTATGCCCAAGCAGCATTTGGATCATTTTTAAATCACTGCCGTTTTGCAATAGATGCGTGGCGCATGAATGTCTCAGGCTGTGCGGTGTTATTTTTTTAGCCATACGCATTTTGCCTCGTTTCTATACTCGTAACAGAAATTATTTTCGTTCCATCATCAATTTCATAGAATAATCGATAGTCACCTATGCGGTATCGCCATGTGGGTGGAATAAAATTTTTTAGCTTCTTAATATTCAATCCGCAATATGGGTTTTCTTTAATCTGGGGATAAATATAATTTTCTATTTTTTTGTAGATCTTTTTTCCACGGCTACCCCCTATTTCTTCGAGATCTTTTAAGAATTGCTCTGTTTCAAAGATTTTATATTTATACAAATCTGCCTCGCTTTTTTCGAGCGTCTTCACTGCCTTTCCTCAATTTCCCCAATAGCTTCTCATCGCCTAATATTTCTGCCATTTCAAAATCGTCCGCTAATTCAATATCCTCAACATATTTAAGTGTCGCAGTCTCTATAAAATTCGATATTGACCTGTTTTCTAAACAAGCATGCCTTTTAAAACGATCCAAAAGCGATTCATCT from the bacterium genome contains:
- a CDS encoding tyrosine-type recombinase/integrase — encoded protein: MAKKITPHSLRHSCATHLLQNGSDLKMIQMLLGHTRITTTEIYTRVAPEDLKAAIQKYHPRGKLQIKFTIKS
- a CDS encoding type II toxin-antitoxin system RelE/ParE family toxin — its product is MKTLEKSEADLYKYKIFETEQFLKDLEEIGGSRGKKIYKKIENYIYPQIKENPYCGLNIKKLKNFIPPTWRYRIGDYRLFYEIDDGTKIISVTSIETRQNAYG
- a CDS encoding ribbon-helix-helix protein, CopG family yields the protein MAKTVTLRIDESLLDRFKRHACLENRSISNFIETATLKYVEDIELADDFEMAEILGDEKLLGKLRKGSEDARKKRGRFV